Proteins encoded in a region of the Methanobrevibacter millerae genome:
- the rfbB gene encoding dTDP-glucose 4,6-dehydratase: MSTILITGGAGFIGSNFVKYMLDKYCDYDIINLDALTYCGNLENLKDIEDMDNYSFVKGDIRDKELVDDLVSKSDFVINFAAESHVDRSITDPEIFIKSNVLGTQVLLNAAKEFGVEKYIQISTDEVYGTLGETGYFCETTPLQPNSPYSASKAGGDLITRAYFETFDLPVNITRCSNNYGPYQFPEKLIPLMISNALEDKKLPIYGDGKNIRDWLHVYDHCQAIDLVLHEGKLGEVYNIGGHNERQNIQIVKLILEALGKDESLIEFVADRLGHDRRYAIDADKIRNELGWEPKYTFETGIKETIQWYLDNQDWMDQVKSGQYQQYYEKMYGNK; this comes from the coding sequence ATGAGTACTATTTTAATTACTGGTGGAGCAGGTTTTATTGGAAGCAATTTTGTCAAATACATGTTGGATAAGTATTGCGATTATGATATTATTAATTTAGATGCTTTGACTTATTGCGGTAACCTGGAGAATTTGAAAGATATTGAAGATATGGATAATTACTCTTTTGTTAAAGGTGATATTCGCGATAAGGAACTTGTTGATGATTTGGTTTCTAAATCTGATTTTGTTATTAATTTTGCAGCTGAAAGTCATGTTGACAGAAGTATCACTGATCCTGAGATTTTCATTAAGTCAAATGTTTTAGGTACTCAGGTTTTGTTAAATGCTGCAAAAGAATTTGGTGTTGAAAAATACATTCAAATTTCAACAGATGAGGTTTACGGAACATTAGGCGAAACAGGTTATTTTTGTGAAACTACTCCTTTACAACCTAATAGTCCTTATTCTGCTTCCAAAGCTGGTGGAGACTTGATTACAAGAGCATACTTTGAGACTTTTGATTTACCTGTAAATATTACACGCTGTTCTAATAATTATGGTCCTTATCAGTTCCCTGAAAAGTTAATACCTTTAATGATTTCCAATGCGCTTGAAGATAAGAAATTACCGATTTATGGTGACGGTAAAAACATTCGTGACTGGTTGCATGTATATGACCACTGCCAGGCTATAGATCTTGTTTTGCATGAAGGAAAACTTGGTGAAGTTTATAATATTGGTGGGCACAACGAAAGACAGAATATTCAAATTGTAAAATTGATTCTTGAAGCATTAGGAAAAGATGAATCATTGATTGAGTTTGTTGCAGACCGTCTTGGTCACGACCGCCGTTATGCTATTGATGCTGATAAAATCCGCAATGAACTTGGTTGGGAACCAAAATATACCTTTGAAACTGGAATTAAAGAAACAATTCAATGGTATCTTGATAATCAGGATTGGATGGATCAGGTCAAAAGCGGCCAATACCAACAATACTATGAAAAGATGTATGGAAATAAATAA
- the rfbC gene encoding dTDP-4-dehydrorhamnose 3,5-epimerase: MGQFKFTECDIEGMFLVEPAVFGDNRGYFMETYNENDFKDAGYDLTFVQDNQSSSSKGVLRGLHLQLKYPQGKLVRVLKGEVFDVGVDLRADSPTYGKWFGAILSDENKKQLYIPPCFAHGFVVLSDEAEFAYKCTEFYHGDDEGGIIWNDPDIGIDWPIDDIDELIFSEKDEKWPTFAESQIKY; the protein is encoded by the coding sequence ATGGGTCAATTTAAATTTACTGAGTGTGATATTGAAGGTATGTTTTTGGTGGAGCCTGCGGTTTTTGGTGATAATCGTGGTTATTTTATGGAGACTTATAATGAGAATGATTTTAAGGATGCGGGTTATGATTTGACTTTTGTTCAGGATAATCAGTCTTCTTCATCAAAAGGAGTTTTAAGAGGTCTTCATTTGCAGTTAAAGTATCCTCAGGGTAAGTTAGTTCGTGTGTTGAAAGGGGAAGTGTTTGATGTTGGTGTTGATTTAAGAGCTGATTCTCCTACTTATGGTAAGTGGTTTGGTGCTATTTTGTCTGATGAGAATAAGAAGCAGTTGTATATTCCTCCTTGTTTTGCTCATGGTTTTGTAGTTTTGTCTGATGAGGCTGAGTTTGCATACAAATGTACTGAATTTTATCATGGTGATGATGAGGGTGGAATTATTTGGAATGATCCTGATATTGGTATTGACTGGCCTATTGATGATATTGATGAGTTGATATTTTCTGAAAAGGATGAAAAATGGCCAACATTTGCAGAATCACAAATCAAATACTAA
- the rfbA gene encoding glucose-1-phosphate thymidylyltransferase RfbA, whose protein sequence is MKGIVLAGGSGTRLYPITKAVSKQLLPLYDKPMIYYPVSVLMLAGIKEILIISTPRDLPMYRDLLGDGSSLGISFEYAVQKHPNGLAEAFIVGEDFIGDDNVALILGDNIFHGHRFSEILEHATSLEEGAVIFGYYTNNPEAFGVVEFDDDWNVLSVEEKPEKPKSNYIVPGLYFYDNDVIEIAKNVKPSDRGEVEITSVNEEYLNRGKLKVELLGRGMAWLDTGTHAGLLEAANFIETVQKRQSLYIACLEEIAFLKGYISKEQLLETAEELKKTDYGQYLFGLAER, encoded by the coding sequence ATGAAAGGTATTGTACTTGCTGGTGGTTCTGGAACTCGTTTGTATCCTATTACTAAAGCCGTTTCTAAGCAGTTGTTGCCATTATATGATAAGCCTATGATTTATTACCCGGTTTCTGTCCTTATGCTTGCTGGAATTAAGGAGATTTTGATTATTTCCACTCCTCGTGATTTGCCTATGTATAGGGATTTGTTGGGTGATGGGTCTTCTTTGGGTATTAGTTTTGAGTATGCTGTTCAGAAGCATCCTAATGGTCTTGCTGAGGCTTTTATTGTTGGTGAGGACTTTATTGGTGATGATAATGTTGCTTTGATTCTTGGGGATAATATTTTCCATGGCCATAGGTTTTCTGAGATTTTAGAGCATGCAACTAGTCTTGAAGAGGGTGCTGTTATTTTTGGTTATTACACTAATAATCCTGAAGCTTTTGGTGTTGTTGAGTTTGATGATGATTGGAATGTTTTGTCTGTTGAGGAAAAGCCTGAAAAACCAAAGTCTAATTATATTGTGCCGGGTTTGTATTTTTATGATAATGATGTAATTGAGATTGCGAAAAATGTTAAACCTTCTGATAGGGGTGAAGTTGAAATCACTTCTGTTAATGAGGAGTATTTGAATCGTGGAAAGCTTAAAGTTGAGCTTTTGGGTCGTGGAATGGCTTGGCTGGATACTGGAACTCATGCTGGTCTTTTGGAAGCTGCTAATTTTATTGAAACGGTTCAAAAAAGACAAAGTTTATACATTGCTTGTCTTGAGGAAATTGCTTTTCTTAAAGGATATATTTCAAAAGAACAATTACTTGAAACCGCTGAAGAGCTTAAGAAAACTGATTATGGACAATATTTATTTGGTTTAGCGGAAAGGTGA
- a CDS encoding bifunctional 2-polyprenyl-6-hydroxyphenol methylase/3-demethylubiquinol 3-O-methyltransferase UbiG, whose product MNNNLSLDVRAHDRMKNEIKNDGKILEIGPLNKPFFHKSDFNVYYADINSTEDVKSIYSSYNSNEEFINSIVDIDYVIKESYEDTFKDSGEKFDYVFSSHVLEHVPDPIQHLIDISKILSDNGKLCLLLPNKEFTFDHFRENSSFADLFDMYLRGDEINTPRLVLDSMIDSVNVNNPIIFWNKELDQYPNPNVKACLDNYSNYVNDFNNHIFDGHLWVFTDISFLKIIENLFKFNLIPFTLSAFYPTAHFDNTFGLIFELNKFIKEDIELRKIQINNIHEICENIQKNRFEFDARHIIYENIQLKKKINDIKKF is encoded by the coding sequence ATGAACAACAATTTATCATTAGATGTTCGTGCACATGATCGGATGAAAAATGAAATTAAAAATGATGGAAAAATTTTAGAAATTGGTCCATTAAATAAACCTTTTTTTCATAAATCTGATTTTAATGTATATTATGCTGATATAAATAGTACTGAGGATGTTAAAAGTATATATTCATCGTATAATTCTAATGAAGAATTTATTAATAGTATTGTTGATATTGATTATGTTATTAAAGAATCTTATGAGGATACATTTAAAGATAGTGGCGAAAAATTTGATTATGTATTTTCTAGTCATGTTTTAGAGCATGTTCCAGATCCAATACAACATTTGATAGATATAAGTAAAATACTATCTGATAATGGCAAACTTTGTTTATTGCTTCCAAATAAAGAATTTACATTTGATCATTTTCGAGAAAATTCATCATTTGCAGATTTATTTGATATGTATTTAAGAGGTGATGAAATTAATACTCCACGATTGGTATTGGATAGTATGATTGATTCGGTTAATGTTAATAATCCCATAATTTTTTGGAATAAAGAGTTGGATCAATATCCAAATCCTAATGTTAAAGCCTGTTTAGATAATTATTCAAATTATGTGAATGATTTTAATAATCATATTTTTGATGGTCATCTTTGGGTTTTCACAGATATATCCTTTTTAAAAATTATAGAAAATTTGTTTAAATTTAATTTAATTCCATTTACGCTCAGTGCTTTTTATCCAACTGCTCATTTTGATAATACTTTTGGTTTAATTTTTGAATTGAATAAGTTTATTAAAGAAGATATTGAACTTAGAAAAATCCAAATTAATAATATTCATGAGATATGTGAAAACATTCAAAAGAACAGATTTGAGTTTGATGCTAGACATATTATTTATGAAAATATTCAACTAAAGAAAAAAATAAATGATATAAAAAAATTTTAA
- a CDS encoding class I SAM-dependent methyltransferase yields the protein MHKSSMDKMNWFKNKFLNDFDNINILDVGSLDNSGNNYNYRFLFDKLNWNYVGLDFNPGDNVDILVNNIYHWDEIPDSSYDVVISGQLFEHLAFFWIIMDEIDRILKPGGFCCIIVPSNGPKHGDSGFDGYRFNENGMKAIAEYVNFDILHISINENAKPWFDNCLVCKKKGILNFNSDYLEKKVNNIEYKLNNLDEYID from the coding sequence ATGCATAAATCTTCTATGGATAAAATGAATTGGTTTAAAAATAAGTTTTTGAATGATTTTGATAATATTAATATTTTGGATGTTGGATCATTAGATAATTCTGGAAATAATTATAATTATCGATTTTTATTTGATAAACTTAATTGGAATTATGTTGGATTGGATTTTAATCCGGGGGATAATGTTGATATTCTTGTGAATAATATTTATCATTGGGATGAAATACCTGATAGTTCATATGATGTAGTAATTTCTGGTCAATTATTTGAGCATTTGGCTTTTTTTTGGATTATTATGGATGAAATTGATAGAATTTTAAAGCCGGGAGGATTTTGTTGTATTATTGTTCCAAGTAATGGTCCAAAACATGGGGATTCTGGATTTGATGGTTATAGATTTAATGAAAATGGTATGAAAGCTATTGCTGAATATGTAAATTTTGACATTTTACATATATCAATTAATGAAAATGCGAAACCTTGGTTTGATAATTGTTTAGTTTGTAAGAAGAAGGGCATTCTTAATTTTAACAGTGATTATTTAGAAAAAAAAGTAAATAATATAGAGTATAAGTTAAATAATTTGGATGAATATATTGATTAA
- a CDS encoding class I SAM-dependent methyltransferase, which yields MWEIIVLPLFKELKPKNIVEIGSEDGINTEKILSYCIKNNSYLITIDPHPLFDENKFSNQYGDHFKLIKDLSLNCLQEINDYDVILIDGDHNWYTVYNELKLIEKKFIGKKFPIIILHDVGWPYGRRDLYYNPKTIPKEFLHEYAKKGMLPDTPELLEKGGLNCNLNNAIYENGAKNGVLTAIEDFLHESKNDLSFSTIMAFNGLGIIYPNESSLKSKINNIIEKSDITFLLEKSYLRNMILSMDKISELESSIVLLNKELTQEKIKFIDENNNLMETNKTLNNINSSLVKSRQIVLNQRDDLVDENEKLANRIVDLVNSNNDLLNKYNDLVDENEKLANRNVDLVKSKCVLLDKCDGLSMENEKLLNRNNILTQTKVILYNENKKLNGEKVSLLNDYLNLLEQNNMLIKSINSLKASISQYRIENNNQKEYINKLSLENDNVNDKFSIKRFLFKVRGKLWN from the coding sequence ATGTGGGAAATTATTGTTTTACCTTTATTTAAAGAGTTAAAACCTAAAAATATTGTTGAAATAGGTTCTGAAGATGGAATCAACACTGAAAAAATTTTGAGTTATTGTATTAAAAATAATTCTTATTTAATTACAATTGATCCCCACCCTCTTTTTGATGAAAATAAATTTTCAAATCAATATGGGGACCATTTTAAATTAATTAAAGATTTAAGTTTAAATTGTCTTCAAGAAATTAATGATTATGATGTAATATTAATTGATGGGGATCATAATTGGTATACTGTATATAATGAACTCAAATTAATTGAAAAAAAATTCATTGGGAAAAAATTTCCAATTATTATTTTACATGATGTGGGATGGCCATATGGTAGGCGTGATCTTTATTATAATCCCAAAACAATTCCTAAAGAATTTTTGCATGAGTATGCTAAAAAAGGCATGTTACCAGATACACCGGAATTATTAGAAAAAGGAGGATTAAACTGTAATTTAAATAATGCAATTTATGAAAATGGTGCTAAAAATGGGGTTTTGACTGCCATTGAGGATTTTTTACATGAATCTAAAAATGATTTATCTTTTTCTACTATTATGGCTTTTAATGGATTGGGAATTATTTATCCAAATGAATCAAGTTTAAAATCTAAAATAAATAATATAATTGAAAAAAGTGATATTACTTTTCTATTAGAAAAAAGTTATTTGAGAAATATGATATTATCTATGGATAAAATTTCAGAATTAGAAAGTTCTATTGTTTTATTAAATAAAGAATTAACTCAAGAAAAAATCAAATTTATTGATGAAAATAATAATCTTATGGAAACTAATAAAACTTTAAATAATATTAATTCTTCTTTGGTTAAGTCTAGGCAAATTGTATTAAATCAACGTGATGATTTAGTTGATGAAAATGAGAAGTTGGCTAATCGTATTGTTGATTTAGTTAATTCTAATAATGATTTGTTAAATAAATATAATGATTTAGTTGATGAAAATGAGAAGTTGGCTAATCGTAATGTTGATTTAGTTAAATCTAAGTGTGTTTTGCTAGATAAATGTGATGGGTTATCTATGGAGAATGAAAAATTATTAAATAGGAATAATATTTTAACTCAAACTAAAGTAATTTTATATAATGAAAATAAAAAATTAAATGGAGAAAAAGTTAGTTTATTGAACGATTATTTAAACTTGCTTGAACAAAATAATATGTTAATTAAGTCTATTAATTCTCTTAAAGCGTCAATATCTCAATATAGGATTGAGAATAATAATCAAAAAGAATATATTAATAAATTATCTCTAGAGAATGATAATGTAAATGATAAATTTTCTATTAAACGTTTTTTATTTAAAGTAAGAGGTAAATTGTGGAATTAA
- a CDS encoding glycosyltransferase: protein MRYENRIKRYSEFEYVNDYKQNVGLITQGNYIASNYIRIFSPFSNICKDFEPYVIDERDFVKFKQDLESDFLLLDIVIVQRDVLDWEFTKLLVDKCKLFGVKLIFEIDDDIINMEKSSPIYHKFVHKIPAMRFLAQNADCITVSTDVLKIQMDAFNDNVVVIPNALSDYWELDFNSKLHDDSHIIKIGYMGTRTHTKDLKIIIDAIKNIQSSLSDKKVIFEIIEGTTEDIEGINIIRVPSDKSYYPDFVPWLQDAVDWDIAIAPLVKEDKINLSKSELKYLEYTALNVPAIYSDVGPYSKAIIHEKNGMLVENNTTEQWEENLLKLINNFDLRQSILYNAIKDVKMNYTIKNLIDNWLNVLNSNKRNKSNLLYEKVMEYYDNEISSSFNTFLVNQSKSIVEQSGLFDEEFYIGSYPDVLNCGLSPIDHYLTFGVDENCIPFNDFKDYISPKDEFINKFGLNPFVFYLLYGIEFSFFKDNIDADNFEINEFIIKKSDLLDSEYYLSTNQDVRDANLNPIYHYSKYGYYTDYRNPSISFSNKYYTTKYLVDTKLWNPLTHYFLIGKEKGLKTNCWSFSNNQFLNEDISRIIDNLNNDVYIILPIHNYSDKIFDCIESIFNNTFNSFNLIIFIDKNLFEKEFNDCELLFKENIEIIYSNDDILFEDIDEFILGLNSDFVLLNSYTEVSYNWLTKLIVKAYSNQKIGFVSPCSNFMSDIFPFSEASDYNDYMLVTNGINTFLRKSSNHDLIYSSISDAFCIYVKFNFSKEFLFNKKFFVFDSKNSSCYLPIHKGLHVIDDSTYIYHDNVFFEDNYHLFDNHVNDFCSELKLNKFLKSSVYEDFKRDLDLAILDKRDYTLSNRILYILTEEEFCSFKDYMGYYSLLYYDCYFLTSNGDGFKLWDNFNLIQKWDLKLNIENNELRNELFRDFYFNILFLLNINIIHIINFKNNSFDLLDISNLLNINRVLNCNNDYLICPFNGNSCFIHCDFKKCNSNIFRNIWSNWQVNVSELLSNSNLIIDKNESMDYNPFLNNSNGVVKYIDFPKLNNKLIDIFNKDNISLTLLFVGDIDEIGIKLIDNLKKEDLNNYLDLHFLSDNSNLDEYGVYHGLFDINRFSNISHDINPDFVVLINKFSGFYDVIFQSKEMCVPVLLDSNNFGSLVNEYYHTYDIPMYFNQYSYSGLFNLFSSEKYYEIIRKLHYPDENIKNMIINITRCFSELYSISGDNSSKEIIDDKPFLNSEIKNDSILNFSQFLVNSYLSPIIHAPFTEYENRCFLIMDNIANYLKNKSQNNEFKPLVSIIMPVYNRADIVLNAVSTVLNQSYKNLELIIVDDASTDDTVDVLKSISDDRVKVICSKINGGSSAARNIGLSKANGDYILYLDSDNEWEYNYIDAVMGAFLELPDADAIYSGQFLYRNLGDSPFAVRFGSFNKSLLLNGNYIDLNCLAHKKTVYNRLGGFNESLNRLVDWDFVLKISNYFKIYSVPFILSKYYFDAAKNRISDYSSKNHEKMMELFKNYAHNIHNNNMIIKKPYYQLNKKIKVILHNIKSLIDIHEAINRLFKLNLDDMLDIVVIDNDLNTSIKEYLDYLELNNSIEVLSLVDDDFDESSLFTKLQGLHDVNFDLLILDVNAVLTEGAIEFMQKYAYELSDSGMIVSQQILPDGDKNIKSHVPYANPYFKCDITPSIFYDNIINMENYHDGKILELNWAPLFCVYLKSEVLDSFQFDVNNSFEDLSLSNILSDYIRYVKCLKIYHISDAFVYNIADKNIFDWGD from the coding sequence ATGAGATATGAAAATAGAATAAAAAGATATTCTGAATTTGAATATGTTAATGATTATAAGCAGAATGTTGGATTAATTACACAAGGAAATTATATTGCTAGTAATTATATTAGGATTTTTTCTCCATTTAGCAATATTTGTAAAGATTTTGAACCTTATGTGATTGATGAAAGGGATTTTGTTAAATTTAAACAAGATTTAGAATCTGATTTTTTACTTTTGGATATTGTTATTGTTCAAAGAGATGTTCTTGATTGGGAGTTTACTAAATTACTGGTTGATAAATGTAAATTATTTGGAGTTAAATTAATTTTTGAAATTGATGATGATATTATTAATATGGAAAAATCATCTCCTATTTATCATAAATTTGTTCATAAAATTCCAGCTATGCGTTTTTTGGCTCAGAATGCTGATTGTATTACTGTTTCCACAGATGTTTTGAAGATTCAAATGGATGCTTTTAATGATAATGTTGTCGTTATTCCTAATGCATTATCTGATTATTGGGAACTTGATTTTAATTCTAAATTGCATGATGATTCACATATTATTAAAATTGGATATATGGGTACAAGAACACATACTAAAGATTTAAAAATAATTATTGATGCAATTAAAAATATTCAAAGTAGTCTATCTGATAAAAAAGTAATATTTGAGATTATCGAAGGTACAACTGAAGATATTGAGGGTATTAATATTATTAGAGTTCCTTCGGATAAATCATATTATCCGGATTTTGTTCCATGGTTACAAGATGCGGTCGATTGGGATATTGCAATCGCGCCTTTAGTCAAAGAGGATAAAATTAATTTAAGTAAAAGTGAACTTAAATATTTGGAGTACACGGCATTAAATGTTCCAGCCATTTATAGTGATGTTGGTCCCTATTCAAAAGCAATTATTCATGAAAAAAATGGTATGTTGGTAGAGAATAATACTACGGAGCAGTGGGAGGAAAATTTACTGAAATTAATAAATAATTTTGATTTAAGACAATCTATTCTTTACAATGCGATAAAGGATGTTAAAATGAATTATACTATTAAAAATTTAATAGATAATTGGTTAAATGTATTAAATTCAAATAAACGGAATAAATCTAATTTATTATATGAAAAAGTGATGGAATATTATGATAATGAAATTTCTTCATCGTTTAACACTTTTCTTGTTAATCAAAGTAAATCTATAGTAGAGCAATCAGGACTTTTTGATGAGGAATTTTATATAGGATCATATCCTGATGTTTTAAATTGTGGTTTATCTCCTATTGATCATTATCTTACTTTTGGTGTTGATGAAAATTGTATTCCATTTAATGACTTTAAAGATTATATTTCCCCAAAAGATGAGTTTATTAATAAATTTGGTTTAAATCCTTTTGTTTTTTATTTATTATATGGTATTGAATTTTCATTTTTTAAGGATAATATCGATGCGGATAACTTCGAAATCAATGAATTCATTATTAAAAAATCTGATTTATTGGATTCTGAATATTATTTATCTACAAATCAAGATGTTCGTGATGCAAATTTAAATCCAATTTATCATTATTCTAAATATGGTTATTATACTGACTATAGAAATCCTTCAATTAGTTTTTCAAATAAATATTATACTACTAAATATTTAGTTGATACAAAATTGTGGAATCCTCTGACCCATTATTTTTTAATTGGAAAAGAAAAGGGATTAAAGACAAATTGCTGGTCATTTTCAAATAATCAATTTTTAAATGAGGATATTTCCAGAATTATTGATAATTTAAATAATGATGTATATATTATATTGCCTATTCATAATTATTCTGATAAAATTTTTGATTGTATTGAATCTATTTTTAATAATACTTTTAATTCATTTAATTTAATAATTTTTATAGATAAAAATTTGTTTGAAAAAGAATTTAATGATTGTGAGTTATTATTTAAAGAAAATATAGAAATAATTTATAGTAATGATGATATTTTATTTGAGGATATTGATGAATTCATTTTGGGTTTAAATAGTGATTTTGTCTTGTTAAATTCATATACTGAAGTTTCTTATAATTGGTTAACAAAACTAATTGTTAAAGCATATTCTAATCAAAAAATTGGTTTTGTTTCACCATGTTCTAATTTTATGAGTGATATTTTTCCATTTTCAGAGGCATCTGATTATAATGATTATATGCTGGTGACCAATGGAATTAATACTTTTTTAAGAAAATCTTCAAATCATGATTTAATATATTCTTCAATTTCAGATGCTTTTTGTATTTATGTTAAGTTTAATTTTTCTAAAGAATTCTTATTCAATAAAAAGTTTTTTGTTTTTGATTCAAAGAATAGTTCTTGTTATTTACCAATTCATAAAGGTCTTCATGTTATTGATGATTCTACTTATATTTATCATGATAATGTATTTTTTGAAGATAACTATCATTTATTTGATAATCATGTTAATGATTTTTGTTCTGAATTAAAATTGAATAAATTTTTAAAATCTTCTGTTTATGAGGATTTCAAACGTGATTTGGATTTGGCAATTTTGGATAAAAGAGATTATACTTTGTCTAATAGAATACTATATATATTGACTGAGGAAGAATTTTGTTCTTTTAAAGATTACATGGGTTATTATTCTTTGTTATATTATGATTGTTATTTCTTAACTTCTAATGGTGATGGTTTTAAACTTTGGGATAACTTTAATTTAATTCAAAAATGGGATTTAAAATTAAATATTGAAAATAATGAATTGAGAAATGAACTATTTAGAGATTTTTATTTTAATATATTATTTTTATTAAATATCAATATTATTCATATAATTAATTTTAAAAATAACTCTTTTGATTTATTGGATATTAGTAACTTGCTTAATATTAATCGGGTATTAAATTGTAATAATGATTATCTAATATGTCCTTTTAATGGAAATTCTTGTTTTATTCATTGTGATTTCAAAAAGTGTAATAGTAATATTTTTAGGAATATTTGGAGTAATTGGCAGGTTAATGTTTCTGAATTATTAAGTAACTCTAATCTGATAATAGATAAAAATGAATCTATGGATTATAATCCCTTTTTAAATAATTCTAATGGTGTAGTAAAATATATTGATTTTCCAAAATTAAATAATAAACTTATTGATATATTTAATAAGGATAATATTAGTTTAACATTATTATTTGTTGGGGATATTGATGAAATAGGCATCAAATTAATCGATAATCTTAAAAAAGAAGATTTAAATAATTATTTGGATTTGCATTTCTTATCAGATAATTCAAATTTGGATGAGTATGGTGTTTATCATGGATTATTTGATATTAATCGCTTTTCAAATATTTCTCATGATATTAATCCGGATTTTGTTGTGCTTATTAATAAATTTTCAGGTTTTTATGATGTAATTTTCCAATCTAAGGAGATGTGTGTTCCTGTTCTTTTGGATAGTAATAATTTTGGTTCTTTAGTTAATGAATATTATCATACATATGATATTCCTATGTATTTTAATCAGTATTCTTATTCTGGGCTTTTCAATTTGTTTTCGTCAGAAAAATATTATGAGATTATAAGAAAACTTCATTATCCTGATGAAAATATAAAAAATATGATTATTAATATTACTCGTTGTTTTTCAGAACTTTATTCAATTTCTGGTGATAATTCATCTAAAGAAATTATTGATGATAAACCGTTTTTAAATTCTGAAATTAAAAATGATTCAATTCTAAATTTCAGTCAATTTTTAGTTAATTCATATCTTTCTCCAATAATTCATGCTCCTTTTACAGAATATGAAAATAGATGTTTTTTAATCATGGATAATATTGCTAATTATTTAAAAAATAAATCTCAAAATAATGAGTTTAAACCATTGGTTTCTATTATCATGCCTGTTTATAATCGTGCGGATATTGTTCTTAATGCTGTCAGCACAGTTTTAAATCAATCATATAAAAATCTTGAATTAATTATCGTTGATGATGCAAGTACTGATGATACTGTTGATGTATTAAAATCTATTTCTGATGATCGTGTAAAAGTTATATGTAGTAAAATTAATGGTGGCTCTTCTGCTGCTCGTAATATTGGTTTGAGTAAAGCTAATGGAGATTATATATTATATTTGGATTCTGATAATGAGTGGGAATATAATTATATTGATGCTGTTATGGGTGCTTTTTTAGAATTACCTGATGCTGATGCTATTTATTCTGGACAATTTCTTTATAGGAATCTTGGCGATTCTCCTTTTGCAGTTAGATTTGGATCATTTAATAAATCGTTATTGTTAAATGGAAATTATATAGATTTAAATTGTCTTGCTCATAAGAAAACAGTGTATAATAGGTTGGGTGGATTTAACGAGTCTTTAAATCGTTTAGTTGATTGGGATTTTGTTTTAAAAATTTCTAATTATTTTAAAATATATTCTGTTCCTTTTATTCTTTCAAAATATTATTTTGATGCCGCAAAAAATAGAATTAGTGATTATTCTTCTAAAAATCATGAAAAAATGATGGAATTATTTAAAAATTATGCTCATAATATTCATAATAATAACATGATTATTAAGAAGCCTTATTATCAATTAAATAAAAAAATTAAAGTTATACTTCATAATATTAAATCTTTAATCGATATTCATGAAGCAATTAATAGGTTATTTAAATTAAATTTGGATGATATGTTGGATATTGTTGTTATTGATAATGATTTAAATACTTCTATAAAAGAATATTTGGATTATCTTGAATTGAATAATAGTATAGAAGTTTTATCTTTGGTTGATGATGATTTTGATGAATCATCTTTGTTTACTAAACTTCAGGGGTTGCATGATGTTAACTTCGATTTATTAATATTGGATGTTAACGCAGTTTTAACGGAAGGGGCTATTGAATTCATGCAAAAATATGCTTATGAACTTTCAGATTCTGGTATGATTGTTTCTCAGCAAATTTTGCCTGATGGTGATAAAAATATTAAATCTCATGTTCCATATGCTAATCCATATTTTAAATGTGATATTACGCCATCAATATTTTATGATAATATTATAAATATGGAAAATTATCATGATGGAAAAATCTTAGAATTAAATTGGGCACCTTTATTCTGTGTTTATTTAAAATCTGAAGTATTGGATTCATTCCAATTTGATGTTAATAATTCTTTTGAAGATTTGTCTTTATCTAATATTTTATCTGATTATATTCGATATGTTAAATGTTTAAAGATTTATCATATTTCAGATGCCTTTGTTTATAACATTGCAGATAAGAATATTTTTGATTGGGGGGATTGA